The nucleotide sequence GCTGCAGAACTGTTTCTCTACAAGCATGCAATGCTTCCTGATGTGAGGGCAAGTGCAAGCCAAAAGGAGTGGTTTCTGGCGGCCAAGAAGACCGTACTTGCTGAACGGGCTGACGACTATACACGTCATCCCATCAAGAAGGACCTTGTTGCAAGGCTCAAGGATGCACAGGGCAGATTTCAGTTCTCCCCAACCGGAATCGACCAGTTTGACCACTGCCCGTATGCATGGCTCGCTCGGTACCTTTATGGTTTAAAAGTGGAAGAATATGAAGTCCAAGCCGTGGACCATCAGAGGATTGGTATGCTTCTGCACTCCATCTACCAACGGTTTTTTTCTGAGATTCATGACTATGATCCTCAGAAAAGGGAGATGTATCAGGAGCGCCTGTATGCACTGTTTGACGAGTGCCTGGCGTCCTACTATGGGCAGCGTGGTCCTTCCCCATCAATGAGGAGCTGGATCATTGCAAGCTACAGGGAGAAGATTGCTTCCATTCTTGATGGGGAATCGGCACTGTTTGCCCATGGAAGATCCATTGCATTCGAGGCGTCCTACGAGGTAGAGCAATTTCCTCTTCTCATACACGGTCGAATCGACCGTGTAATCAGCCTTAATCCCCCAGAGGATACCAAGCTTGCTGTCATCGACTATAAAAAAGGGGTTCCGGAGGTAAAACGTGTTTCACAGCATCTTGAATCATTTCAGTTGCCCATCTACCGATTCTTGTTGACCCATGACCGTGATGTCTCCGTATCCAATGCTTCCTACTACAGCGTCAAGGACGAGAAGTACTACACGCTCTGGGATCAGGAGAATGATCCATCTGCACTACTTTGTGAAGAGCAACTACAACATCGCCTGGAGAGTCTGCTTGATACTGTACAAGGTGGGCATCTGATGGCAACACCATCCAAAAAGCATTGTGGACCTTGTCCCTACCGATCCTTGTGCCGGAGGAGGTACGCAACACTATGATCCGTTTCGAAGAGTTTCTGAAGCATACAAACGCGAGGCTGGATGATAACCAGAGGAAGGCCGTGAATGTCATGAACAACTGTGTTGTCTCTGCCGGCGCCGGCTCAGGCAAGACCACAGTTCTCAGTTACCGATTTCTTCGCCTGGTTCTTGAAAGAAAAGCCCGTTGCGATGAAATCCTGACCCTGACGTTTACCCGCAAGGCTGCAAGGGAGATGCATCAGCGTATTCATAAGCATCTCCTTACCTGTATTGAGGATGAAGACATTGCCCAACAACTTGAGACCTTCAGTGAAGCAGCCATCGCCACATTGGACAGCTTCTGCGCAACGATAGTCAGAAGCAATTCCGTGGCCTATGGAGTGCCCCAGGATTTTGTCATTGATGATGAGAAAAACTTGGGAACCATCGGTCGTGTAGCTACTGAACTGCTGGATGCATATCCACAGAGCCTAGGGGCGAGGTTGCTCAGTGAGCTCTATGCCCCTGATACCCTGCTAGACAATGTACTTGTCCCATTGGCAAGTACCTACTATTGCCTCCCCAATGTTGTTGAGGAAGATGGAGCTAAGCGAATTCTTGCTGCAGTGGAAACGGAGTATGAACATTTGCTTGTCCGGTACCGTGAGATGTTGACTCTCTACGCTTCCTTTACCGACAAGGGAAATACTGTGCAAGGCTACAAGAGCGATGCGCAGTTAATGCTCTCCAAGATGGATGCCTGTGTGAGCAGGGAGAATCTACGAACCTTGTTGTGTTCCGATTTTGCCCATCGCAGGGCTCCGGGAAACGGGAAAGCAGATGATATCCAAACCATCAAGGATACCGTGGCATTGTACCGGGAACTGAGGAGCAAGCTCTGTATGGCGCTGGGTATCATGCTTGCTCAGGACCAGCTACATGCGGTGATGGATTTCATGCAGGAGTTTGTAAGCAGGTACCAGAGAGAAAAACGTTCGAGCGGGATTCTTACCTTTGCCGATGTCTCTACCCTTGCGGTGACGATGCTTGCTGAAGACAAGACTTTGCGTTCTTTCTACAAGAAGAAGTTCCGCTACATCATGATTGATGAATTCCAGGATAATAATGCACAGCAGAAAGCAATGCTCTATCTACTTGCGGAACGACTCGACAGGGAAGGGGATGGCATCCCCCTGCCTGAGGAGTTGCAGAAGGATAAGCTGTTCTTTGTAGGGGATGAGAAACAGTCTATCTACCGCTTCAGGGGCAGTGATGTTCGGGTATTCAAACAGCTGAGCGGAGAGTTGGCTTCCATCGGAGGGGAGACCATCAGCTTGGGAAGGAACTACCGTAGTGAGCCAGACTTGATCAGGCTGTTCAATACGATGTTCTCCACCATCATGCAGAATGAGGGGGAGAGTTACGAGGCAGACTTCTCAACGCTGGGGTTCCGTGATGCATCCCCTGGTGTACAAAGCAGCTGTACGCTTCTGATCAAACCCTATCAGGAAAGTGGCGCTGATGATGAAGAGGAGGAAGCTTCTTCCGTTGAAGCTGAGGCCTATACCATTGCAAAACTGGTCAGGCAGATGCTTGAAAGTGATGAGTACCTGATACCATCAAAAGAGGGGCCAAGAAGGCCCAAGGCAAGCGAAATAGCACTCCTGCTTCGTACTACCAGTAACCAGCTGAGTTTTGAGAAGGCTTTCAGGAGATTTGATGTGCCTTATACGGTACAGGCAGCACGCTCCTTGATGCTGGAAGCACCAGCGAATGATCTGTATGCCATGTTGCAGCTCACGCTCTATCCTGAGGATAAGCAAGCGTATGCCACAGTCCTCCGTTCGCCGTTCTGTAATTTGAGCGATTGGGCTATTACCTATGTGGTGCAAGAACCACTTTTTTCCCTACTTCCCATACTCTCCGAGGACGACGCCGAGCGATTGGCATCTTGCGGGGCTTTCTACCAACGGTTGTACGAGGCGGTAGGCAGTGAATCATTGAGTACCCTTGCCCTGATGCTGTGGTATGAGAGTGGTTACTACCTCTCCTTGGTTTCCCACCCGCAGTACCAGGTATATGTCGAACATTTTGCCTTTTTCCATCGCCTGGCACAGATTCAGGAAGAACAGGGCAAGAGTGTCAGCCAATTTGTCGATTTCCTGAGACGGAATCTGGTTCAGAACGAAAAAATTGACCAACTTGAGGTGATAAAGGAACAGGAATCGGGACTTCAGATTATGTCGATCCATAAGTCAAAGGGACTGGAGTTTCCCATTGTGATTGTGGGAAATACTGCATCGAAGGGAAAAGGTGGAGGTGATTATCTCAGTACCTTCCTGGATATTCCACTTCCGCACTATCTCTCTTCCTCCTATCATGTCTCGGCCACGAAGAGAGAGACAGTTCGTCATGCTGGGACGCTCTTCTCTAGCAGTGAAGAGCAAGACATGGAGATTGCTGAGCTGAAACGGCTGTTGTATGTTGCCATGACCAGGGCGGAGACCCATCTCATACTCAGTGGAGCATTTTCCAAGAACAACAGGGGACTGAATCCTTCCAAGAAAGCTGACACATTGCTGCAGATGCTGGTTGGCAGTCTCTCCCTGGATATCGACCATCCTGTATATAATGAGGGTATCTTGAAAGTGCGGCCGATAGAGAGTATTCCTGAGCACTTTCTCTACAGTGGAGAGCGAGAAGATAGCTCAGCTGTTCTCGAAAGGTTACAAACTGCTGAGAGTTGGTATGATCAAGCCACCCCAGCCTACAAAGGGCAACCTATCCGTGTTGCCACTACGAAGCTTCATCCGCTTGTCCATGGGGGAGAAGGCGTTCAGTTGCCACGGTGTCCTAGTGATGAGATTCTTGATGGATATACCGAGGAGCAGGTAACCGGGTTTGGTACATTCGTCCATACGCTCTGTGAACAGATGGTGCTGGGTAATGAGGTAAAGGATCTCACCTCGCTTATGCCTGTATCCCTGGCAAAGGTAATGAAAGCACAGGAGTTAACCGTGCTCCAACAGGATGCTCTTGACTTGTGTAGAGGCTTCATGGGAAGCGAGTGGTATGAGAGAGAGGTGAAACCATATCCTGTCGAGTGTGAAGTAGGATTTTTCAGTGCCGTTGAGCAGGAAGGACGGACTATTGTGGCTGAAGGTTCGATTGATTTGTTGGTGAGGCAGAATGATACCTACCTCATAATAGATTTCAAGACCGATAGGTGGAGGGATGAAGATGTCCACCGTTTCCAGATAGCAACCTATATGCAAGCAACAAAAAGAATCCATCAACGCCCGGTACGGGGGTGCGTTGTCTATTTGCGTGACCCAGATAAGGTGTTGGTGTGGGAAGGAGAGAATCCATGATGCGAATTTCATTTGAGACGATGTGTGCACAATTTGAACGCGTGCTTGAGAGCAGGGATATGGAAAAGAGGGATGCAGAACTCTGTGCTCGTCTGATAGCTGAAACCTCGCTTGAAGGGGTGTACACCCATGGGGCAAATCGATTTGCCTCCTTGATCAAGGGTATTGATGAGAAGCGCGTCGATGTGTACGCCCATGCCCAAATGAGCGATTCATTCGGGTCTCTTGAGCGATGGGATGGAAAGCGTGGTGTAGGGAACCTCAATGCCTATGCCTCCATGAAGCGAGCTATTGAACTGGCAAAAGAGCATACCATTGGTTGCGTTGCCTTGAAGCATACCAACCATTGGATGAGACCTGGTACCTATGGTTTGATGGCTGCCAAGGAAGGATGTATTGCGCTTCTCTGGACCAACACGATGCCACTGATGAGCCCATGGGGGGGATCTGATACCAAGATTGGGAACAATCCTCTGGTACTTGCCATTCCCGCTGAAGAGGGGCCGCTTCTTGTTGATATGGCCATGTCACTCTTCAGTTATGGCAAGTTGGAAACCTATATGAGGGAGAAGAAGGAACTACCTGTCCCTGGTGGGTGGGACGAGAGGGGAGAATTCACCACCAATGCTGAATCGATCCTGCAGAGCAAGCGCTCTCTTCCCATTGGTTTCTGGAAGGGAACCAGCTTGGCTCTTGCCCTTGATCTGATCGCAGCAACCCTCTCTGGGGGAAGGACCACCCGCTCGATCGGGTCCTTGGATGAGGAAGGGGAAGTTTCACAGGTCTTTCTGGTATTTGATATCTCCAAGTTCCCCGACCAGGAGATCATGCAGAACGAGATCCGGGCAACCCTTGATGACCTGGTGAGTTCAACACCTTTGGAGACAGAAAAACCGGTTCGTTATCCAGGTCAATTCAGGGAGCAAACGAGAAAGGAGAACCTAGAGAAGGGCATTCCTGTTGATGAGGTCGTTTGGAACACCATTCTCTCTCTCTGATCACATATATCCGAACAGGGGACCAAAGAGTAGGACAACAATAAGGAACCAAAGGGCGTAGATTCCCATGAATATGCTCTGTATCCGAATGAAGGATCTTCTTCTCAGCAAAGTCATTGCCAGGGAGCCAAGGTTGGCAAGCAGGAGTAGGTTCTCAGCAAGGACGGCCAGCCGGTTGGGGCTTAGTCCGTATTGAAAGAATCTCCCTCCTATGGCAATGAGGGCGAATACATCGATGCAAATAGCTGCCAATGCTGCGGTGATGAGCACTATGCGGTAAAAGGATGTGGTCTGTTCACTTTCCAGAAGATCTGTTGCATAGAGTATCATCATCAATACGAGGGCGAGTAATACGTCGATCACCAACAAGAGGTTTCGGTCCTCAGTTATGGGGAGCCTTCCTATCACTAAGGCTCCAAGGAAGGAGATCATTACCACTGTGATTACCGGAAGGAAAATGGTAGCCAGAAGCTTGGTGAGGGAGGCTATCTGGCCTCTTCTGTATTGCAGAAGGTACAGGGCAGATAGAGGAAGCAGGGCTAGGATTCCGGTAACCACGAATGGGGCGAGACGGTCCTCTACATTGACTCCCACCGCTTCAAAGAGTACGAATGTGAGCATCGTCACCACAAACACGGCACAACCAAGCAGGAACGTTAGGAGAAGCACTTCGCCGGTAAGGCGTACATGTCTGCTCATTCTCTCCTGTAGAGGGCCTTTCTGGGTGGGTATGGCAAGACTGACCACCAGAAGTAGGGGCAAATGGATGAGTGCCAGGATCTTTGTCTGTGCTTCTTCCGTGCCTGTCATGCTGAATTGTAGATTCATCAAGAGTGCAAGGATGCCAAGAAAAGAGAGATACCCAACAAGATGTTTTCTCTCCTTTACCAGGTACAGAGCAAGAAACAGGAGAATAAGGAAGGGTAGGTTCAAGCCATAGAATAGCATTGTATGGTCGCCAAAGGGATATCCTAGGAGCGTCGGTATCTGGGAGATGATGAGTTGGCTTACCAGTAGAATGATGAATAGCTTGAAGGTTGCTCTCTTGTGAGGTTCTTCAAGCAGGCTGAATCGTGCTCCCATGCGATAGAGGGAGAGCAGGGTTGCTTCATCCCTGGGAAGTACCTCTTCGAGCTCCCATTGCATCTTTGCCTGTTTCTGGAGCTTTTCATCATCACTGACAAGTTGATCCTGTTGCAACCGTACTTGTTCTTTCCATGCAGAGAGTAATGTTTTCATACAAACCTCCGAGAAAGTATAACACCAGTGTGAAAAGATGGATACAAGACCTGGAAAAAATCAAAATAAACGGGTTGACACCAAGCCAACCCGTGAATGATACAAGAACTGTTGTTTAGTACTTTCCGTACAGTGGTCCGAAGGTGGAGCAGGCACGATAGTCAGCTCCTTCCTTGTCCATGCCAAGCATTGACCATGCACTGGGACGGAAGATCTTATCATCTTCAACATTGTGCATGCATACAGGGATGCGGAGCATTGCACAGAGTGAGATGATATCAGCCCCAAAGTGTCCATAGCTCAGTGCTCCGTGGTTAGCTCCCCAGTTTGCCATGACAGAGTAAACGTCCTTGAAGGGACCTTCCTTGCCATTGGTTCTGGGTACGAACCAGGTGGTTGGCCAAGTCTGGTCGGTACGCTTGTTGATGACATCAAAGACATTTTCCGGTACCTCGCAGGTCCAGCCTTCTGCAAGCTGCAGTACAGGCCCAACGCCCTTGACTGTATTGATTCTCACCATGGTCAGCGGCATGCCACCTTCACTGAGGAAGGTTGAGCTATAACCACCACCGCGGAAGTAACCACCGTTGGCGACGCTGAAGCGGGTGTTCTCGAGGGTCTTCTTTACATCTTCCTCTGTAATCTCCCAATAAGGTTTCATCTCGCTTTCGCCTTTCTCGTTCTTCATCTGACCAGCAGCATCAAGCGTGGTAGCACCGCTGTTGATCAAGTGAATGAAACCTTCCTTGGCCAAGCCCTCTGGCTTCCACCCGGAAACTCGCTCAATAGCAGCAGGACTCCAGTAGGTTCGCACATCACTGAAGATTGCAGCACGGTTGGTGAGCAACTTGCAGAAAAGCATGCTGATACCGTTCAGGTGGTCATTCTCTGTTGCCATGATATACGGTTCACGGATGCCGTTCCAATCGAAACTGGTGGTAAGCATGGTTTCCATGAAGTCACCATTCGGCCAATGGTCGGTCCACTGTCTCTGACCCTGGAAGCCTGCACAGATTGCATTATGCCCAAGTGCCTCTTCTTTGAATCCGAGCTTCTCGAGTTTCTTGTTGCCAACCATGAGGTCACGACCGATCATAGTCATCTTGGTGCAGTACTCCCAATCCTTGGCAAGCTGCTCCTCACTTCTCTGGTACTCAGGAGGATTGGCCACATCTTCAGCCTGGATGCAGTTTTCTTTCACCCATGCAATTGCTTTCTTATACTCTTCTGGATCATAGATTTCTTCAGCAATACGGCGTTCAATCTCGCACATATCGACCACTTCACTGCGCATTCCCAGGTAGGACTGCAAGAAATCCTGGTCAACGATTGATCCAGCGATACCCATGGACATGCCACCGATGGAGAGATAGCTCTTTCCTCTCATGGTTGCTACTGCTATACCTGCACGTGCAAAGCGGAGGAGCTTCTCCGCAACATCCTCAGGGATGGAAGTATCGTCGTTGTCCTGTACATCACGGCCATAGATACCAAAGGCAGGGAGGCCTTTCTGGGTGTGAGCGGCTAGCACTGCAGCAAGATATACTGCGCCCGGACGCTCAGTCCCATTGAAACCCCATACACCCTTGACGGTCATGGGATCCATGTCAAATGTTTCGGTTCCATAACACCAGCAGGGAGTTACGGTCAGGGTAACGGCTACTCCTTCCTTGGCAAATTTCTCTGCACAATCCGCACTCTCTCTCACGCGACCGATGGTGCCATCAGCAATGACACATTCAACCGGCTCTCCGGTTCCATGGAACAGATTTTCGCTGATTAGCTTTGCTGCTGCCTTTGCCATGTTCATGGTCTGATCTTCCAAGGACTCGCGAACGCCTCGCTGTCTGCCGTCGATCACCGGTCGGATTCCAATCTTGGGAAGGGAAGAAGCATAGCGCTTCTCAGGCCCTACCGATTGCATTCCATTTGTATTTGCCATAGTATCCCCCTTGGTATATAATTACAAATGTAATCGTTTACATCAAGGATAGTATCGCATAGAGAACGAGCAAATGCAATCCAAAAATTTTAAGGAGTCAACGATGTTGAAAACAATTCCCTCAATCCTTAGCCCTGCACTATTGAAGATTCTCATGGAAATGGGCCATGGCGATGAGATCGTGATCGGAGATGGAAATTTCCCTGCTGCATCCATGAATGACCGGGTGGTCCGCTTGGATGGCCATGGGGCAGATGAGGTGCTGAAAGCAATCTTACAGCTGTTCCCTCTTGATACCTATGCAGAGAACGCGTTCCTGATGGATACAACCCCTGGGGACACAGTCGAAACCCCTATCTGGGATATCTACGAGGCTACCTGTAAGAATGGTGATCCTGCATTCAAGGGTTTCAGCGGTCTTGAACGTTTTGCCTTCTATGAACGGAGTAAGAAAGCATATGCCATTGTTGCTACCGGAGAGACAGCACTGTATGCAAACATCATTCTGAAAAAGGGTGTAGTGGTTTAATCTTCTTTAGGGGTGGTCCACAGCTGTTTATATTGCCGTGGACTCATCTGCATATGACTTCTGAACTGGCGTGCGAAGTAATTTGCATCTGAGAATCCGGTTTTTTCACTGATCCTCTCGATGCTCAGGTCTGTAGTCAGAAGTAGATTGGAAGCGTAGGCAATTCGCCTATGGATGTGGAAATCGACTGGAGACCAACCCGTTGATAGCTTGAACTGTCGGTTGAGGGTGCTTGCACTCATGTTCGATACATCAACCAGTTCGTTCAAGGGAATACTACGGTCGATATTCTGCTCCATATAGATGATGACTTTCTCGAGGCGCTGATCATTCTGGAAAGCAGAACCTCGGTGAGCACTGTGGAATCTGCTTACCAGGATGAGAAATTGGAGCAATTTGGAGTAGGTCATTGATGTCGATCCTTTGCTGTAGTCCTGTTGCTCTGACTCTTCCTTTATCGCGCTTATTAGGGAAACAATCTCAGCATGTTGGTGTGAGTTGAGCCGAACCAGTGGGACGTCCCCTTCTTTTTGCATGAATGTCTCTGGAAACCCCGCCACGTCCTTGACCTCGGGGTAGAGCACTGAAAAGGCCTTCTTTCCAATAAGTAGATTGTAGAGAACCAGATTCTCGATATCTGCATATCCGTGAATGGTTCCCGGGCGAATACAGAACACCATGCCTTCCTGCAACTGTCGTCTGTCTTGTTTCAAGAGGTGGATGCCTTTTCCTGATACTACCACAACGATCTCATAGAAATCATGCCCATGCAATGAGAAAGGAATCTCGGGATCACGGAGTAAAACCTTAACAGGAAGGCTGTTTTCCTTGAAGAACATGGTTTCATGCAATGTAAAACTAGACATGATAAAATCGTGCTAGAATTTGACTATTCTGTCAAGGTAAAAAATGCAAATGATGGCAAACTATTAGAGTAAATAATTTCGTATGAGGAGGGCTATCATGTCTTACTATGAGGAAGCCAAGAAAATATATGCACACTATGGTGTCGATACCGAATCTGTCCTTGATCAATTGTCTGACGTCCCCATCTCTGTCCATTGTTGGCAGGGCGATGATGTTGGCGGGTTCGAGCGTCCCGATGCTGAACTAGCTGGTGGAGGAATCCAAACCACAGGGAATTACCCCGGCAAGGCAAAGACTGTCGAACAGTTGCGTCAGGATCTTGAGCAGGTATTCTCCCTGGTTGGTGGAAGTCATAGGCTGAACCTGCATGCCAGCTATGGGGAGTTCGGTTCCACCTTTGTTGACCGGGACCAGATTGAGGAGCAGCACTATCAAGGTTGGCTTGATTGGGGCAAGAAGATGGGCATTCCTCTGGACTTCAATGGAACCTTTTTCAGCCATCCGATGGCTGATGATGGCTATACCTTGGCTAGCAAGGATGAGCGAATCCGCAGGTTCTGGATTGAGCACGCAAAACGGTGTAGGAAGATTGCTGCCTGGATTGGTGAACAACAGGGGAGTCCCTGTATCCTCGACACCTGGGTTCCCGATGGTGCAAAAAACCTCACCGTTGATAAGTTTGGGTATCGTGCCATTCTCAAGGAGAGCCTTGATGAGATTTTTGAGACCGATTATCCCAGCGAATTCATGCGGGATGCTCTGGAGACCAAGCTCTTTGGAATCGGAAGCGAAGCCTTCGTGGTTGGTTCCCATGAGTTCTACATGAACTATGCAGCACGAAACAACAAGATGCTCTGCATCGATATGGGCCATTTCCATACAGAGGAAGACATCTCAGATAAACTTTCAGCTATCCTTCTCTTCGACGATGAGATTCTCTTGCACGTCAGCCGCCCTATGCATTGGGATAGTGATCATGTGGTTTTGTTTAACGACAGGATCAAAATGGTTGCAGAGGAGTTGGTAAGAAGTGGAAAATTGGAATCCTCCCACATTGGTCTGGATTTCTTCGATGCATCCATCAATCGTATCGGGGCCTGGGTTACCGGCATCAGGGCAATGCGAAAAGCCTTGCTCTTTGCAATGCTTGAACCGATTGATCAACTTATTGAGTATGAAGAGTCCGGAAATGGCTATGCAACCATGGCGTTGCTTGAACAGCAGAGCGTTCTCCCTTTCGGTGCCATCTGGGATGAGTACTGCAGAAGAACCAACACTCCAATGGAGAGCGAACTCATTGAGTTGGTAGGTTCCTATGAGAGGGAAGTCCTGGAGGAACGTTCATGAGCTTTGCATCCCTGATTGCCCACTCCAAGCGGTATGGCTCTGATCCTTCTTACGTATTATTGGGAGGTGGAAACACCTCCTATAAAGAGGGGGATATTCTCTATGTGAAGGCTAGTGGCCATGCCTTGGGAACCATTGATGAATCGGGTTTTGTCCGGATGGACCTTAGAAAGCTTGAGAACATCTGGGGAAAACAGTACAGCAGTGATGACGAGGAGAGAGAGGATGAAGTCCTCAAGGATATGATGGATTGTCGCCTTGAGGGAGAGACAGCTCGGCCTTCTGTTGAAGCCTTGCTCCATGCATTGCTCCCCTTTCCCTATGTCATCCATCTTCACCCTGCCATGGTGAATGGTCTTACCTGTGCACAAGAGGGAGAGAAGGCTGTTGCCAGGCTTTTCCCTGAAGCACTCTGGATTGAATTGGTGAAGCCTGGATTCATTCTTGCAGATATTGTCCGCTCCAGGATGGCCGAGCAAAAAAAGGAAACAGGGACCGTCAGCTCCCTGATTTTCCTGCAGAACCATGGTATTTTTGCCGGTGGGCAAAGTCTGGAGGAGATTGAAAGCCTCTACACCTCCGTGATGGGTAAAATTTCCTCCCAGTTGGTGAGAAAGCCTGATTATTCTGCCCTGTCGGCCGAATCTTCTCGTGTTGAAGCAGTAAAGAAAGAGCTTGGAATCTTCACAAAAGAACCAGTTCTTTTCTCTTGGAATAAGGAATTTGCCCACTACCTGCAGGATGAGAAACATTTTCAGGCAGTTGCTTCCTCCTTTACCCCTGACCATATTGTCTATGCCGGGTTCAAGCCACTCTGGGTTGAAGAGGGGCAGGATGTAGTTTCTGCATTCAAACAGTATGAGGCCGAACACGGAGTGATCCCAAAGATTGTCTGCATACAGAACCTAGGGGTATTCTCCCTGGGAGAGAAGCCGATGCCACTCTTTGTGGATACTGTATCAATTGCAGTATATACCGAGAGTTTTGGAGGACCCCGTTTCATGGATGATGTTATGATTGACTTCATCAGAAACTGGGAAGTGGAGAAATATCGGTCTTCGGTTGCATCGAAGTAGGTGAGATGGCATCACTGCAGGATATCAATAAACGCTTTAATGCAGTGATGCCGTTCGTTACACCAATCGGTGTGGTGCTTGGCTTACTGCTTGGACACCGACTGGATTCCTACCGTTTTCTCGGAACCTATTTTTTCGCATTCATTACCTTTGTAGGGGCCTTGGGTGTGAGCTATCGTCAGTTTGCCCAGATTGCACATCGAATGACCTCTGTGTTGCTTGTGCTGTTCATTGCGCATATAGTGCTACCGGTTTTTATCGCACTCTTCGGCCGAGTGATATTTCCCACTCAGCCAGATATTGTCACCGGTTTTGTGTTGCTCTCTTCAATCCCGATTGCAGTGACCGCCTTTATCTGGTCGACCATTTATGGGGGAGACGCCGCCCTTGCTCTTTCGCTTATCGTCCTTGATACTTTGCTTTCTCCCATCCTGACACCCCTGACGAT is from uncultured Sphaerochaeta sp. and encodes:
- a CDS encoding UvrD-helicase domain-containing protein yields the protein MIRFEEFLKHTNARLDDNQRKAVNVMNNCVVSAGAGSGKTTVLSYRFLRLVLERKARCDEILTLTFTRKAAREMHQRIHKHLLTCIEDEDIAQQLETFSEAAIATLDSFCATIVRSNSVAYGVPQDFVIDDEKNLGTIGRVATELLDAYPQSLGARLLSELYAPDTLLDNVLVPLASTYYCLPNVVEEDGAKRILAAVETEYEHLLVRYREMLTLYASFTDKGNTVQGYKSDAQLMLSKMDACVSRENLRTLLCSDFAHRRAPGNGKADDIQTIKDTVALYRELRSKLCMALGIMLAQDQLHAVMDFMQEFVSRYQREKRSSGILTFADVSTLAVTMLAEDKTLRSFYKKKFRYIMIDEFQDNNAQQKAMLYLLAERLDREGDGIPLPEELQKDKLFFVGDEKQSIYRFRGSDVRVFKQLSGELASIGGETISLGRNYRSEPDLIRLFNTMFSTIMQNEGESYEADFSTLGFRDASPGVQSSCTLLIKPYQESGADDEEEEASSVEAEAYTIAKLVRQMLESDEYLIPSKEGPRRPKASEIALLLRTTSNQLSFEKAFRRFDVPYTVQAARSLMLEAPANDLYAMLQLTLYPEDKQAYATVLRSPFCNLSDWAITYVVQEPLFSLLPILSEDDAERLASCGAFYQRLYEAVGSESLSTLALMLWYESGYYLSLVSHPQYQVYVEHFAFFHRLAQIQEEQGKSVSQFVDFLRRNLVQNEKIDQLEVIKEQESGLQIMSIHKSKGLEFPIVIVGNTASKGKGGGDYLSTFLDIPLPHYLSSSYHVSATKRETVRHAGTLFSSSEEQDMEIAELKRLLYVAMTRAETHLILSGAFSKNNRGLNPSKKADTLLQMLVGSLSLDIDHPVYNEGILKVRPIESIPEHFLYSGEREDSSAVLERLQTAESWYDQATPAYKGQPIRVATTKLHPLVHGGEGVQLPRCPSDEILDGYTEEQVTGFGTFVHTLCEQMVLGNEVKDLTSLMPVSLAKVMKAQELTVLQQDALDLCRGFMGSEWYEREVKPYPVECEVGFFSAVEQEGRTIVAEGSIDLLVRQNDTYLIIDFKTDRWRDEDVHRFQIATYMQATKRIHQRPVRGCVVYLRDPDKVLVWEGENP
- the yiaK gene encoding 3-dehydro-L-gulonate 2-dehydrogenase, which translates into the protein MMRISFETMCAQFERVLESRDMEKRDAELCARLIAETSLEGVYTHGANRFASLIKGIDEKRVDVYAHAQMSDSFGSLERWDGKRGVGNLNAYASMKRAIELAKEHTIGCVALKHTNHWMRPGTYGLMAAKEGCIALLWTNTMPLMSPWGGSDTKIGNNPLVLAIPAEEGPLLVDMAMSLFSYGKLETYMREKKELPVPGGWDERGEFTTNAESILQSKRSLPIGFWKGTSLALALDLIAATLSGGRTTRSIGSLDEEGEVSQVFLVFDISKFPDQEIMQNEIRATLDDLVSSTPLETEKPVRYPGQFREQTRKENLEKGIPVDEVVWNTILSL
- a CDS encoding L-fucose isomerase, coding for MANTNGMQSVGPEKRYASSLPKIGIRPVIDGRQRGVRESLEDQTMNMAKAAAKLISENLFHGTGEPVECVIADGTIGRVRESADCAEKFAKEGVAVTLTVTPCWCYGTETFDMDPMTVKGVWGFNGTERPGAVYLAAVLAAHTQKGLPAFGIYGRDVQDNDDTSIPEDVAEKLLRFARAGIAVATMRGKSYLSIGGMSMGIAGSIVDQDFLQSYLGMRSEVVDMCEIERRIAEEIYDPEEYKKAIAWVKENCIQAEDVANPPEYQRSEEQLAKDWEYCTKMTMIGRDLMVGNKKLEKLGFKEEALGHNAICAGFQGQRQWTDHWPNGDFMETMLTTSFDWNGIREPYIMATENDHLNGISMLFCKLLTNRAAIFSDVRTYWSPAAIERVSGWKPEGLAKEGFIHLINSGATTLDAAGQMKNEKGESEMKPYWEITEEDVKKTLENTRFSVANGGYFRGGGYSSTFLSEGGMPLTMVRINTVKGVGPVLQLAEGWTCEVPENVFDVINKRTDQTWPTTWFVPRTNGKEGPFKDVYSVMANWGANHGALSYGHFGADIISLCAMLRIPVCMHNVEDDKIFRPSAWSMLGMDKEGADYRACSTFGPLYGKY
- the fucU gene encoding L-fucose mutarotase encodes the protein MLKTIPSILSPALLKILMEMGHGDEIVIGDGNFPAASMNDRVVRLDGHGADEVLKAILQLFPLDTYAENAFLMDTTPGDTVETPIWDIYEATCKNGDPAFKGFSGLERFAFYERSKKAYAIVATGETALYANIILKKGVVV
- a CDS encoding helix-turn-helix domain-containing protein; this translates as MSSFTLHETMFFKENSLPVKVLLRDPEIPFSLHGHDFYEIVVVVSGKGIHLLKQDRRQLQEGMVFCIRPGTIHGYADIENLVLYNLLIGKKAFSVLYPEVKDVAGFPETFMQKEGDVPLVRLNSHQHAEIVSLISAIKEESEQQDYSKGSTSMTYSKLLQFLILVSRFHSAHRGSAFQNDQRLEKVIIYMEQNIDRSIPLNELVDVSNMSASTLNRQFKLSTGWSPVDFHIHRRIAYASNLLLTTDLSIERISEKTGFSDANYFARQFRSHMQMSPRQYKQLWTTPKED
- a CDS encoding L-rhamnose isomerase gives rise to the protein MSYYEEAKKIYAHYGVDTESVLDQLSDVPISVHCWQGDDVGGFERPDAELAGGGIQTTGNYPGKAKTVEQLRQDLEQVFSLVGGSHRLNLHASYGEFGSTFVDRDQIEEQHYQGWLDWGKKMGIPLDFNGTFFSHPMADDGYTLASKDERIRRFWIEHAKRCRKIAAWIGEQQGSPCILDTWVPDGAKNLTVDKFGYRAILKESLDEIFETDYPSEFMRDALETKLFGIGSEAFVVGSHEFYMNYAARNNKMLCIDMGHFHTEEDISDKLSAILLFDDEILLHVSRPMHWDSDHVVLFNDRIKMVAEELVRSGKLESSHIGLDFFDASINRIGAWVTGIRAMRKALLFAMLEPIDQLIEYEESGNGYATMALLEQQSVLPFGAIWDEYCRRTNTPMESELIELVGSYEREVLEERS